In Phaseolus vulgaris cultivar G19833 chromosome 10, P. vulgaris v2.0, whole genome shotgun sequence, a single genomic region encodes these proteins:
- the LOC137819265 gene encoding subtilisin-like protease SBT1.1, producing the protein MIFRALLLFLAFMVVKSVAVMEKQTYIVHMDKTKIEASVHSQDNIKPWFKSVIDFISEASLEEEERAPQLLYVYETSLFGFAAQLSNKQLEYLNQVDGFVAAIPDELLTLHTTYSPHFLGLQEGKGLWSASNLASDVIIGVLDTGIWPEHVSFQDTGLSKVPSRWKGACEAGTNFSASSCNKKLVGARVFLQGYEKFAGRINETLDYRSARDAQGHGSHTASTAAGNTVNNASFFGLASGSATGMRYTSRIAAYKVCWRLGCANSDILAAIDKAVADGVDVLSLSLGGIAKPYYNDSIAIASFGATQKGVFVSCSAGNSGPSSSTVGNVAPWIMTVAASYTDRSFPTQVKLGNGKFFKGSSLYKGKQTNQLPLVYGNSSKAQRTAQYCTKGSLDPKFVKGKIVACERGINSRTGKGEEVKMAGGAGMILLNSENQGEELFADPHVLPGTSLGASASKIIRSYIHSEKAPTASISFLGTAYGDPAPVMAAFSSRGPSAVGGDVIKPDVTAPGVNILAAWPPTTSPSMLKSDKRSALYNIVSGTSMSCPHVSGIAALIKSVHKGWSPAAIKSALMTTASISNNKGSAIADYGSKNSAFADPFAFGSGHVNPERASDPGLVYDITTKDYLNYLCSLKYTSSQIALLSKGNFKCAKKSALRAGDLNYPSFAVLFGTSALNASVRYKRIVTNVGNPKISYAVKVEEPKGVSVRVEPTNISFRKTGEKLSYKVSFVSNENTTVSGSSSFGSITWVSGKYAVRSPIAVTWQ; encoded by the coding sequence ATGATCTTCAGGGCACTCCTACTCTTCCTGGCCTTTATGGTGGTAAAATCAGTAGCTGTAATGGAGAAGCAGACATACATAGTACACATGGACAAGACCAAGATCGAAGCCTCGGTCCATTCCCAAGATAACATAAAACCTTGGTTCAAATCAGTCATTGATTTCATCTCTGAAGCTTCGttggaagaagaagagagagccCCTCAACTCCTTTATGTTTATGAAACCAGCCTTTTTGGTTTTGCTGCTCAACTTTCAAATAAGCAGCTTGAGTACTTGAACCAAGTGGATGGCTTCGTTGCAGCCATACCTGACGAACTATTAACCCTTCACACAACGTACAGCCCACATTTTCTTGGCCTACAGGAGGGAAAAGGACTTTGGAGTGCTTCTAACTTGGCTTCAGATGTGATCATAGGAGTCCTTGATACAGGAATATGGCCTGAACATGTCAGTTTCCAAGACACGGGTTTGTCCAAAGTACCTTCTCGGTGGAAAGGAGCTTGTGAAGCAGGCACCAATTTCTCTGCCTCAAGTTGTAACAAGAAGCTTGTTGGTGCAAGAGTCTTTCTACAAGGGTATGAAAAATTTGCAGGAAGAATCAATGAAACACTGGACTATCGTTCTGCTAGAGATGCTCAAGGACATGGATCACACACAGCCTCAACTGCAGCTGGAAACACGGTGAATAATGCCAGCTTTTTCGGCTTGGCCAGTGGTTCAGCCACTGGAATGAGGTATACCTCAAGAATAGCTGCTTATAAAGTATGTTGGCGTTTAGGCTGTGCTAACTCTGACATATTAGCAGCTATTGATAAAGCTGTTGCTGATGGTGTTGATGTGTTATCACTCTCATTAGGTGGCATTGCCAAACCTTATTACAACGATAGCATTGCCATAGCCTCATTTGGAGCAACACAAAAAggtgtttttgtttcttgctcagCCGGCAATTCAGGCCCCTCTAGTTCCACTGTTGGAAATGTTGCCCCGTGGATCATGACTGTTGCTGCTAGCTACACTGACAGGAGCTTTCCAACTCAAGTGAAGCTTGGAAATGGAAAGTTTTTTAAAGGGTCATCATTGTACAAGGGCAAGCAAACAAACCAATTGCCTCTTGTATATGGAAATTCCTCAAAAGCACAAAGGACAGCACAGTATTGCACCAAAGGTTCACTTGATCCAAAGTTTGTCAAAGGAAAAATAGTTGCCTGCGAACGTGGAATAAACAGTAGAACTGGAAAGGGAGAAGAAGTGAAGATGGCAGGTGGAGCAGGAATGATACTACTCAACTCAGAAAACCAGGGAGAAGAACTTTTCGCTGACCCTCATGTTTTGCCAGGCACATCTTTAGGGGCCTCAGCAAGTAAAATAATTAGAAGCTACATTCACTCAGAAAAAGCACCAACAGCTTCAATTTCCTTCCTAGGGACAGCATATGGAGACCCTGCACCGGTTATGGCAGCATTTTCTTCCAGAGGACCAAGTGCAGTAGGAGGAGATGTGATCAAGCCAGATGTTACTGCACCTGGTGTGAACATCTTGGCTGCTTGGCCTCCCACAACGAGTCCAAGCATGCTCAAGAGCGACAAAAGAAGTGCACTATATAACATAGTCTCAGGTACCTCAATGTCCTGTCCTCATGTTAGTGGTATAGCAGCATTGATCAAATCTGTGCACAAGGGTTGGTCACCTGCAGCCATCAAATCTGCTCTGATGACTACTGCTTCTATATCAAACAACAAAGGTTCTGCAATTGCTGATTATGGTTCAAAAAATTCAGCATTTGCAGACCCCTTTGCATTTGGTTCAGGCCATGTTAACCCTGAAAGAGCTTCTGATCCAGGATTAGTCTATGACATCACCACCAAAGATTACTTAAATTACTTGTGCAGCCTGAAATACACATCCTCCCAGATTGCTTTATTGTCAAAAGGTAATTTTAAATGCGCCAAAAAATCAGCTCTTCGGGCTGGTGACTTGAACTACCCCTCATTTGCTGTGCTATTTGGTACTAGTGCTCTAAATGCTAGTGTGAGATACAAGAGGATAGTTACAAATGTAGGGAACCCAAAAATTTCTTACGCAGTGAAAGTGGAAGAACCAAAGGGAGTATCTGTCAGGGTTGAACCAACGAATATTAGTTTCAGAAAAACTGGTGAGAAACTGAGTTATAAGGTGAGTTTTGTTTCAAATGAGAATACAACAGTTAGTGGAAGTTCATCTTTTGGATCAATTACTTGGGTATCAGGTAAATATGCTGTTAGAAGTCCTATAGCAGTGACATGGCAATGA